A part of Pseudoalteromonas arctica A 37-1-2 genomic DNA contains:
- the relA gene encoding GTP diphosphokinase, which produces MVATRQSHQQDETTDFSTRLSFLALSEEKTELLTKAQALCVKCDNESRQTTAIEMVEILAELNLDPESLATAYLTPYFLNDLISLETIEEQLGSNIAMLLTGVAQMATISTLSHQGKGTMQVDNIRKMLLTMVEDVRAVVIKLAEQVCHLRNVKNADEEDRVIAAKETADIFAPLANRLGIGQLKWELEDLSFRYLHPGTYKSIAKQLDDKRLTREAYMEDMVEQVKNRLSEAGIEAQVYGRPKHIYSIYKKMQQKNYEFDQLFDIRAMRIVVERLQDCYGALGIVHTNWRHLNKEFDDYVATPKQNGYQSIHTVVFGPEGKTVEIQIRTSDMHQDAELGVAAHWMYKEGALPGRGSGYEQKISWLRKLLQWQEEVVDGGDLAEELKNQVVEDRVYIFTPSGDIIDLPLGATPLDFAYYIHSNVGHRCIGAKIFGKIVPFTHQLTTGDQVEILTQKQPNPSRDWLNPSLGYIKSSRARAKIHHWFKQLDRDKNLSAGKEILDSELQKLNLTYKDLEPAIKRFNFKELDDLMVAIGAGDVRLNQMLNFVSDRTEDEPVIRIKAPSKVTGDKNGIVVDGVGSLMSHVAKCCRPVPGDEIIGYITQGRGIGVHKEDCDSFNNLKNQHPERVISVSWSDDINGSYALSIKIEATDRSGLIRDISSVLANEKVNVLNMNVNTVEDNQLAIFTMQIEVHDLSGTNRVLSKLHQIEGVHDAKRGH; this is translated from the coding sequence ATGGTAGCTACACGACAATCACATCAACAAGATGAGACAACAGATTTTAGCACTCGGCTTTCATTTCTTGCCTTGTCTGAAGAAAAAACAGAGCTACTTACTAAAGCGCAAGCGCTCTGCGTAAAATGTGATAATGAAAGCAGGCAAACTACTGCAATCGAAATGGTTGAAATTTTAGCTGAGCTAAATCTCGACCCCGAATCGTTAGCTACTGCGTATTTAACCCCGTATTTTTTAAACGATTTAATATCACTAGAAACCATAGAAGAGCAGCTTGGTAGTAATATAGCCATGCTGTTAACTGGGGTTGCACAAATGGCCACTATTAGTACTTTATCGCATCAAGGTAAAGGCACTATGCAAGTTGATAATATTCGAAAAATGTTATTAACCATGGTTGAAGATGTGCGCGCCGTGGTCATTAAGCTTGCCGAGCAGGTATGTCATTTACGTAATGTAAAAAATGCGGATGAAGAAGACCGCGTCATTGCCGCTAAAGAAACGGCTGATATTTTTGCACCATTGGCAAACAGATTAGGAATAGGGCAATTAAAGTGGGAACTGGAAGATTTATCGTTTAGATATTTGCACCCAGGCACCTATAAAAGCATAGCCAAACAACTTGACGACAAACGTCTTACGCGCGAAGCCTATATGGAAGATATGGTTGAGCAAGTAAAAAACCGTTTAAGTGAAGCGGGCATAGAGGCCCAAGTTTATGGCCGCCCCAAGCACATTTACAGCATTTATAAAAAAATGCAGCAAAAAAACTACGAGTTTGATCAGCTTTTTGATATTCGTGCAATGCGTATCGTTGTTGAACGCCTACAAGATTGTTATGGAGCGCTGGGTATTGTGCACACCAATTGGCGTCATCTTAATAAAGAGTTCGACGACTATGTAGCAACCCCAAAACAAAACGGCTATCAGTCAATCCATACCGTGGTATTTGGGCCTGAAGGTAAAACAGTAGAAATACAAATTCGTACCAGCGATATGCATCAAGATGCTGAGTTGGGTGTGGCTGCACACTGGATGTACAAAGAAGGTGCATTACCAGGGCGCGGCTCGGGTTATGAGCAAAAAATTAGCTGGCTACGTAAGTTACTCCAATGGCAAGAAGAAGTGGTTGATGGTGGTGATTTAGCAGAAGAGCTTAAAAACCAAGTAGTAGAAGACCGCGTATACATATTTACCCCAAGCGGCGATATTATCGATTTACCACTTGGCGCTACACCACTTGATTTTGCTTACTACATTCACTCAAATGTAGGGCATCGTTGTATTGGCGCAAAAATTTTCGGCAAAATAGTGCCGTTCACGCATCAACTTACAACTGGGGATCAGGTAGAAATACTGACCCAAAAACAACCAAATCCAAGTCGTGATTGGTTAAACCCGTCATTAGGATACATTAAGTCATCGCGCGCTAGAGCCAAAATTCATCACTGGTTTAAACAGCTCGACCGCGACAAAAACTTAAGTGCGGGGAAAGAAATTCTCGACAGTGAATTACAAAAGCTTAATTTAACATACAAAGATTTAGAGCCTGCCATCAAGCGTTTTAACTTTAAAGAACTTGATGACTTAATGGTTGCAATTGGTGCGGGTGATGTACGTCTCAATCAAATGCTTAACTTTGTAAGTGATCGGACAGAAGATGAACCGGTTATTCGTATTAAAGCGCCTAGCAAAGTAACGGGTGATAAAAACGGCATAGTGGTTGATGGCGTTGGTAGCTTAATGAGCCATGTAGCAAAATGCTGTCGTCCTGTCCCTGGCGATGAGATAATAGGTTATATAACGCAAGGTCGAGGAATAGGTGTTCATAAGGAAGACTGTGATTCGTTTAATAACTTAAAAAATCAGCATCCAGAGCGTGTTATTTCGGTAAGTTGGTCTGATGATATCAACGGCTCGTACGCACTAAGTATTAAAATAGAAGCAACCGATCGTTCAGGGTTAATACGCGATATAAGCTCAGTACTTGCTAACGAAAAAGTAAATGTTTTAAACATGAACGTAAATACGGTTGAAGATAATCAGTTAGCTATATTTACGATGCAAATAGAAGTACATGACTTATCGGGTACTAACCGTGTTCTTTCTAAGTTACACCAAATTGAAGGTGTACACGATGCCAAGCGTGGTCATTAA
- the mazG gene encoding nucleoside triphosphate pyrophosphohydrolase yields the protein MNDNAALTQLLSIMKTLRDPKGGCPWDLKQDFKSIVPHTLEEAYEVADCIESGNLDELKGELGDLLFQIIFYAQLAQEQNLFDFNDLVEQLNDKLTRRHPHVFGDKKELTDDQLSQQWQAIKAQERSARAQTESPSFWQDIPANMPSLSKAKKIQQRVAALGFDWPTYHGALDKVSEEVLEVKEAIEQDPLSDHTAEELGDLLFATVNVVRHVKRDPEQLLRSANDKFSARFEKVNAYLYAQGKSLDTATFEEMDSAWDAIKKVK from the coding sequence ATGAATGATAATGCAGCGCTTACACAACTTCTTAGCATAATGAAAACACTGCGAGATCCCAAGGGCGGTTGCCCGTGGGATCTTAAACAAGATTTTAAATCTATTGTGCCGCATACACTAGAAGAAGCATACGAAGTTGCCGACTGTATTGAGTCAGGCAACTTAGATGAGCTTAAAGGTGAATTGGGTGATTTGTTATTTCAAATTATTTTTTATGCGCAGCTTGCACAAGAGCAAAATCTATTTGATTTTAATGATCTAGTAGAGCAATTAAACGATAAGCTTACACGTCGTCACCCGCATGTATTTGGCGATAAAAAAGAGCTAACAGACGATCAATTATCGCAACAGTGGCAAGCAATCAAAGCACAAGAACGCAGTGCTAGAGCGCAAACAGAATCACCTTCTTTTTGGCAAGATATTCCTGCCAATATGCCAAGCTTAAGTAAAGCTAAAAAAATTCAACAACGCGTTGCCGCACTTGGTTTCGATTGGCCAACGTATCACGGTGCACTTGATAAAGTGAGCGAAGAAGTGCTTGAAGTAAAAGAAGCGATTGAGCAAGACCCGTTATCTGATCATACAGCGGAAGAACTCGGCGACTTACTTTTTGCCACTGTTAATGTTGTACGCCATGTTAAACGAGACCCCGAACAGCTGCTTCGTAGCGCTAATGATAAGTTTTCAGCGCGTTTTGAAAAGGTAAACGCCTATTTGTATGCGCAAGGCAAAAGCTTAGATACAGCCACCTTTGAAGAAATGGACAGTGCATGGGATGCAATTAAAAAAGTAAAATAG
- a CDS encoding CTP synthase gives MSTKFIFVTGGVVSSLGKGIAAASLAAILEARGLNVTILKLDPYINVDPGTMSPIQHGEVYVTEDGAETDLDLGHYERFIRTKMTSRNNFTQGRVYEDVLRRERRGEYLGATIQVIPHITNDIKQRVYDGAEGYDIAIVEIGGTVGDIESQPFIEAIRQMGTEIGRERALFIHLTLVPFLGPAGEVKTKPTQHSVKELRSVGIQPDILICRSDRKLPNNERAKISLFTNVEEKAVISLPDVDSIYKIPALLKTQELDNFVCRRFHLDPPEADLAEWEQVLYQESNPTGEVTIGMVGKYTELPDAYKSVNEALKHAGLKNRLTINIQYVDSQDLENKGVELLSHLDAILVPGGFGGRGVEGKILAAKYARENKVPYLGICLGMQVALIEYARNVAGLTDANSTEFNANSEAPVVGLITEWLDAEGNVETRSEKSDLGGTMRLGAQKCHLTPGSKVREVYGSDEIVERHRHRYEVNNNFVEILEKAGLSFTGLSEDKKLVEIIENKDHPWFIAAQFHPEFTSTPRDGHPLFEGFVAAAHIHQKANS, from the coding sequence ATGAGTACAAAATTTATCTTCGTTACTGGCGGAGTTGTTTCTTCGTTGGGTAAAGGTATTGCCGCAGCTTCACTGGCCGCTATTTTAGAAGCCCGTGGTTTAAATGTTACCATTTTAAAGCTGGATCCTTACATCAACGTTGACCCAGGCACAATGAGCCCAATTCAACACGGTGAAGTTTACGTTACAGAAGACGGCGCAGAAACTGACCTTGATTTAGGTCACTACGAGCGTTTTATTCGTACCAAAATGACTAGTCGTAATAACTTCACACAAGGCCGTGTATATGAAGACGTATTACGTCGTGAGCGCCGTGGTGAATACCTAGGCGCTACTATTCAGGTTATTCCACATATCACTAACGATATTAAGCAACGTGTATACGACGGTGCTGAAGGTTATGATATTGCTATTGTAGAAATTGGCGGCACTGTAGGTGATATAGAATCACAACCGTTTATTGAAGCAATTCGTCAGATGGGAACTGAAATTGGCCGCGAACGCGCGCTATTTATTCACTTAACGTTAGTGCCATTTTTAGGCCCTGCAGGTGAAGTTAAAACAAAACCAACTCAGCACTCTGTTAAAGAGTTACGCTCAGTAGGTATTCAGCCAGATATTCTTATTTGTCGTTCAGACCGTAAACTACCTAATAATGAGCGTGCAAAAATCTCATTATTCACAAACGTAGAAGAAAAAGCGGTTATTTCATTACCTGACGTAGACAGCATTTATAAAATTCCTGCGTTATTAAAAACGCAAGAATTAGATAACTTCGTATGTCGTCGTTTTCACTTAGATCCACCAGAAGCAGATTTAGCTGAGTGGGAACAAGTACTTTATCAAGAGTCTAACCCAACGGGTGAAGTGACAATTGGTATGGTTGGTAAATACACTGAATTACCAGATGCGTACAAATCGGTTAACGAAGCATTAAAGCATGCGGGCCTTAAAAACCGTTTAACAATTAATATTCAATACGTAGATTCACAAGATTTAGAAAACAAAGGTGTTGAATTACTTTCACACTTAGATGCTATTTTAGTACCTGGTGGATTTGGCGGACGTGGTGTTGAGGGTAAAATCTTAGCGGCTAAATACGCACGTGAAAATAAAGTACCATACCTAGGTATTTGTTTAGGTATGCAAGTAGCATTAATTGAATATGCACGTAATGTTGCAGGCTTAACGGATGCAAACTCTACAGAGTTTAATGCAAACTCAGAAGCGCCAGTAGTTGGCTTAATTACTGAATGGCTAGATGCTGAAGGTAATGTTGAAACACGTAGCGAAAAATCTGATTTAGGTGGCACTATGCGTTTAGGCGCACAAAAATGTCATTTAACACCAGGTTCTAAAGTACGCGAAGTATATGGCAGCGACGAAATTGTTGAACGTCATCGTCATCGCTACGAAGTAAATAATAACTTTGTAGAAATACTTGAAAAAGCAGGCTTAAGCTTTACTGGTTTATCAGAAGATAAAAAACTGGTAGAAATTATCGAAAATAAAGATCACCCATGGTTTATTGCCGCGCAGTTCCACCCGGAATTCACGTCAACTCCACGTGATGGTCATCCGTTGTTTGAAGGGTTTGTAGCAGCCGCGCATATCCACCAAAAAGCGAATTCGTAA
- the eno gene encoding phosphopyruvate hydratase produces MSEIVKVIGREIMDSRGNPTVEADVHLADGSWGRAAAPSGASTGTREALELRDGDKSRYLGKGVLKAVGYINNEIADALKGQSALDQSAVDKVMLDLDGTENKEKLGANAILAVSLATAKAAAQSKKVELYEHIADLNGTPGVYSMPLPMMNIINGGEHADNSVDIQEFMIQPVGAKNFREGLRMGAEIFHSLAKVLKADGHSTAVGDEGGFAPNLASNEAALAAIKVAVANAGYELGKDITLAMDCAASEFYDKEANIYDLKGEGKKFTSEEFNFFLQDLTNQYPIVSIEDGLDESDWDGFAHQTKLMGDKIQLVGDDLFVTNTKILKRGIDNGIANSILIKFNQIGSLTETLAAIKMAKDAGFTVVISHRSGETEDSTIADLAVGTAAGQIKTGSLSRSDRVAKYNQLLRIEEQLGDKAPYNGLKEVKGQ; encoded by the coding sequence ATGTCAGAAATCGTAAAAGTAATCGGTCGCGAAATTATGGACTCGCGTGGTAACCCAACTGTTGAAGCAGACGTACATTTAGCAGATGGCTCTTGGGGTCGTGCAGCAGCACCTTCAGGCGCATCTACCGGTACTCGTGAAGCATTAGAGTTACGCGACGGTGATAAATCACGTTACTTAGGTAAAGGTGTATTAAAAGCAGTTGGTTATATCAATAACGAAATTGCTGATGCTTTAAAAGGCCAAAGTGCATTAGATCAAAGCGCTGTAGATAAAGTGATGCTAGATTTAGACGGTACCGAAAATAAAGAAAAATTAGGTGCAAACGCAATCTTAGCTGTATCACTAGCAACTGCGAAAGCAGCTGCACAGTCTAAAAAAGTTGAGCTTTATGAACATATCGCTGACTTAAACGGCACGCCAGGTGTTTACTCTATGCCACTTCCAATGATGAACATCATCAATGGTGGTGAACATGCAGATAACTCTGTAGATATTCAAGAATTCATGATCCAACCTGTTGGCGCTAAAAACTTCCGCGAAGGCCTACGTATGGGTGCTGAAATCTTCCATAGCCTTGCTAAAGTACTTAAAGCTGATGGTCATTCAACAGCGGTTGGCGATGAAGGTGGTTTTGCACCTAACCTTGCATCTAACGAAGCGGCTCTTGCTGCAATTAAAGTAGCTGTTGCAAACGCAGGTTACGAGCTAGGTAAAGATATTACTCTAGCGATGGATTGTGCTGCATCTGAGTTCTACGACAAAGAAGCAAACATTTACGATCTTAAGGGTGAAGGCAAAAAATTCACTTCTGAAGAATTTAACTTCTTCTTACAAGATCTTACTAATCAGTACCCAATCGTTTCTATTGAAGATGGTCTTGATGAGTCTGATTGGGATGGCTTTGCACATCAAACTAAACTAATGGGTGATAAAATCCAATTAGTAGGTGATGATTTATTTGTAACAAATACTAAGATTTTAAAACGTGGTATCGACAACGGTATTGCTAACTCAATCTTAATTAAGTTTAACCAAATCGGTTCTTTAACTGAAACTTTAGCTGCAATCAAAATGGCTAAAGACGCTGGTTTTACTGTTGTTATTTCTCACCGTTCTGGTGAAACTGAAGATTCAACAATTGCTGATTTAGCGGTTGGTACTGCTGCAGGTCAAATTAAAACAGGTTCATTGAGCCGTTCTGACCGTGTTGCAAAGTACAACCAATTGCTACGTATTGAAGAGCAATTAGGTGATAAAGCACCGTACAACGGTCTTAAAGAAGTTAAAGGTCAGTAA
- the mutH gene encoding DNA mismatch repair endonuclease MutH: MRPTKPHSINDLMQRVNNIAGLTLGQLANKYNFKTPDDLLREKGWTGQLIEYVLGATAGSKPLPDFEDLGIELKTLPISYKGRPLETTFVSVTPLMNVTGMTWHTSSVRKKLNHVLWLPILSERDIAPFDRTIGSGFLWQPTFEQDALLQRDWEEQMELIALGRVDEISGHLGDAMQIRPKAAHSKIVTDAIGPNGQIIKTLPRGFYLKTSFTGDILKQQFQL; this comes from the coding sequence ATGCGACCTACAAAACCACACTCAATAAACGATTTAATGCAACGCGTTAATAATATTGCCGGATTAACTCTAGGGCAGCTTGCTAACAAGTATAATTTTAAAACGCCAGATGATTTACTGCGCGAAAAAGGTTGGACTGGTCAGTTAATTGAATATGTATTAGGTGCTACTGCGGGCTCAAAACCACTTCCGGATTTTGAAGATTTAGGAATTGAGCTAAAAACACTACCTATTTCCTATAAAGGTAGGCCACTTGAAACTACGTTTGTATCGGTTACACCTTTAATGAACGTTACAGGAATGACTTGGCATACCAGCTCTGTACGTAAAAAACTAAATCATGTTTTATGGCTGCCAATTTTAAGCGAACGTGATATTGCCCCGTTTGATAGAACCATCGGCAGCGGCTTTTTGTGGCAACCCACGTTTGAACAAGACGCTTTATTACAACGCGACTGGGAAGAGCAAATGGAGCTAATTGCACTAGGTAGAGTCGACGAAATATCAGGCCATTTAGGCGATGCGATGCAAATACGCCCTAAAGCTGCTCATAGTAAAATAGTGACTGATGCTATTGGTCCAAATGGGCAAATAATTAAAACCCTACCCCGTGGCTTTTACTTAAAAACCAGTTTTACAGGTGATATTTTAAAACAGCAGTTTCAGCTTTAA
- the rppH gene encoding RNA pyrophosphohydrolase, translating to MIDAEGFRANVGIVICNNQGQVFWARRYGQHSWQFPQGGVDDGETAEQTMYRELHEEVGLRPEDVEIVASSKHWLRYKLPKRLIRRDSSPVCIGQKQKWFLLKLRCKDEDVNLLKTHHPEFDDWRWVSYWYPVRQVVSFKRDVYRRVMKEFAPFAMPFNKREQHKDHWRSKR from the coding sequence GTGATTGATGCCGAAGGTTTTCGTGCCAATGTCGGAATTGTGATTTGCAATAATCAGGGACAGGTTTTTTGGGCCAGACGTTATGGTCAACACTCTTGGCAATTTCCCCAAGGTGGTGTTGATGATGGCGAAACTGCAGAACAAACCATGTACCGTGAATTACACGAAGAAGTAGGGTTGCGACCAGAAGATGTAGAAATAGTCGCAAGCTCAAAACATTGGTTACGCTATAAATTACCCAAACGATTAATCCGCCGAGACTCTAGTCCGGTGTGTATTGGGCAAAAACAAAAATGGTTTTTACTAAAATTACGCTGTAAAGACGAAGATGTAAATTTACTTAAAACCCATCATCCTGAATTTGATGATTGGCGCTGGGTAAGTTATTGGTATCCTGTAAGACAGGTTGTATCGTTTAAACGGGATGTTTATCGACGTGTAATGAAAGAGTTTGCTCCTTTCGCCATGCCTTTTAATAAGAGAGAACAACATAAAGATCATTGGCGAAGTAAAAGGTAG
- the ptsP gene encoding phosphoenolpyruvate--protein phosphotransferase, with protein MLATLRSIAESVSRQANLDSALVCFVQMVKDAMKTQCCSIYFADYSQDNFVLMATEGLNPDAVGKFRIGFTEGLVGLVAQREEPINIAFAKSHPRFKLSPEVNEEGYNAFLSVPVVHQKKVLGVIVVQQKMARVFSQDEESFLITLSAQLASQLAHAEIKEILRQDESSHQTSVLKGVSSAPGIGIGQAFVVLPKLDFKSIELLKDSDVTEQRRLFTQAVAATRKEFNTLSMTLSDSIPHEALAVFDVYQQLLDAKSLGHNVEMQLQEGWCAKSALKIVIERLISQFNAMQDPYIKERAVDVKDIGLRVLHHLVNTEHAVKNYPANTILIANTLTPAMLAEVPKGHLTGVVSVNGSANSHASILTRAMGIPAIWGIEDLPLLQFNGKPMILDAFAGRLYISPSQMLMDEYTELQHQDNLLNNRFLAEQDSESITLDGEHVSLLLNAGLELNTEQSSAHICDGVGLYRTEAWFMQKGQFPSQSEQENWYREVLTSYHPNPVVMRTLDIGGDKVLDYFNITEENPFLGWRGIRISLDHPELFLDQLKAMLKANIGLGNLKIMLPMISGTEEVDESLALFEQAYFELSEKYPEQTIERPDIGIMLEVPSSVFMLPEWSKKVDFCSVGSNDLTQYLLAVDRANARVAELFNPYHPGVLRVLNKVAHECEQYELPFSLCGELGGDPEGAILLIAMGYRRLSMNLSSLNKVKWVLRRLNVSDMEQLLSECLAQSTAKQVLRLTRSFMLEHRLGDLFYTPK; from the coding sequence ATGCTGGCTACACTGAGATCTATTGCGGAGTCTGTATCGCGACAAGCGAATTTAGACAGCGCATTAGTGTGCTTTGTGCAAATGGTTAAAGATGCCATGAAAACCCAGTGCTGCTCCATTTATTTTGCAGATTACAGCCAAGACAACTTTGTACTTATGGCAACCGAAGGGCTAAACCCCGATGCGGTAGGTAAGTTTAGAATTGGTTTTACCGAAGGTTTGGTTGGCCTAGTAGCGCAACGCGAAGAACCTATTAATATTGCATTTGCTAAATCGCATCCTCGTTTTAAGCTCTCCCCCGAAGTAAACGAAGAAGGCTACAACGCTTTTTTATCTGTACCCGTTGTTCATCAAAAAAAAGTACTGGGCGTTATTGTTGTCCAACAAAAAATGGCACGTGTATTTAGCCAAGACGAAGAGTCGTTTTTAATAACGCTTTCTGCTCAACTTGCTTCACAGTTAGCGCATGCTGAAATTAAAGAAATACTACGCCAAGATGAGTCATCTCATCAAACGTCTGTTTTAAAAGGTGTATCGAGCGCGCCAGGAATAGGTATAGGACAAGCATTTGTTGTATTACCAAAACTTGATTTTAAATCTATTGAGCTTTTAAAAGACAGTGACGTCACTGAGCAGCGTCGTTTATTTACTCAAGCTGTAGCTGCAACGCGCAAAGAATTTAATACCCTATCTATGACGCTAAGCGATTCTATTCCGCACGAAGCTCTTGCGGTATTTGATGTGTATCAACAACTGCTTGACGCTAAAAGTTTAGGGCATAATGTTGAAATGCAATTACAAGAAGGCTGGTGTGCTAAAAGCGCCCTAAAAATTGTAATAGAGCGTTTAATATCTCAATTTAATGCCATGCAAGACCCTTATATAAAAGAGCGTGCTGTTGACGTTAAAGACATTGGTCTTCGCGTATTACACCACCTTGTAAATACCGAGCACGCTGTTAAAAATTATCCGGCCAACACTATTTTAATTGCTAATACCTTAACACCCGCCATGCTTGCTGAAGTGCCAAAAGGTCACTTAACAGGCGTTGTAAGCGTAAATGGCTCTGCAAATAGCCATGCTTCTATATTAACGCGTGCGATGGGCATTCCTGCCATTTGGGGTATAGAGGATTTACCTCTACTGCAGTTTAATGGCAAACCGATGATTTTAGATGCATTTGCTGGGCGTTTATATATATCGCCTTCACAAATGCTGATGGACGAATACACAGAGTTACAGCATCAAGATAACCTACTTAATAACCGCTTTTTAGCTGAGCAAGACTCAGAATCAATTACGCTTGACGGTGAACATGTTAGCTTATTATTAAACGCAGGCCTTGAGCTTAATACTGAGCAAAGTAGCGCTCATATTTGTGACGGTGTGGGGCTTTATCGAACCGAAGCGTGGTTTATGCAAAAGGGTCAGTTTCCTTCGCAATCAGAGCAAGAAAATTGGTACCGAGAAGTACTAACTAGCTATCATCCTAATCCTGTGGTTATGCGTACATTGGATATTGGGGGCGATAAGGTACTTGATTACTTTAATATTACCGAAGAAAACCCATTTTTAGGTTGGCGTGGTATTCGTATAAGCCTTGATCATCCAGAGTTATTTTTAGATCAACTAAAAGCGATGCTTAAAGCAAATATTGGTTTGGGTAATTTAAAAATAATGCTCCCTATGATCAGTGGCACTGAAGAAGTTGATGAGTCACTTGCGTTATTTGAACAGGCTTATTTTGAGTTAAGTGAAAAATACCCAGAGCAAACCATAGAAAGACCCGACATAGGAATAATGCTGGAAGTACCTTCAAGTGTATTTATGCTTCCAGAGTGGTCAAAAAAAGTTGATTTTTGCTCAGTAGGCAGTAACGATTTAACACAGTATTTATTAGCAGTAGACAGGGCTAACGCACGTGTAGCCGAACTTTTTAACCCTTATCACCCAGGTGTACTAAGAGTACTAAATAAAGTGGCGCACGAATGTGAGCAATATGAACTGCCATTTAGTTTGTGTGGTGAACTAGGCGGCGATCCTGAAGGGGCTATTTTGCTTATTGCCATGGGTTACAGACGCCTGAGTATGAATTTATCATCGCTTAATAAAGTTAAATGGGTACTTAGGCGTTTAAATGTCAGTGACATGGAACAACTATTAAGTGAATGCTTAGCGCAATCCACAGCCAAACAAGTACTACGTTTAACGCGAAGCTTTATGCTAGAGCATAGATTAGGTGACTTATTTTATACTCCAAAATAA
- a CDS encoding sulfite exporter TauE/SafE family protein — protein MYDLGWLVASCALLGCIVGFLAGLLGIGGGLIIVPVLSTLLLSFNVTSADHVLVIAIATSLASILFTSTSSALAHHKNDNVPWAIAPWVMSGVALGALISGFAASLIPEQILRTVFAISVVFIAARMVLSARNKPMSEKPLPAGLILGGVSAIMGGLSGLIGIGGGALIVPMLNYFSVDIKKAIGCAAACGIVIALFGSIGYISAGWHVTDLENGFAGFVYLPALFGIVITSWFVAPIGAKATHYLPVNTIKKVFAVLLVVIAIKMVFS, from the coding sequence ATGTATGACTTAGGTTGGTTAGTCGCAAGCTGCGCACTACTAGGCTGTATTGTTGGGTTTTTAGCTGGGTTACTAGGCATTGGCGGCGGTTTAATTATCGTTCCAGTACTAAGCACTCTACTACTCTCATTTAATGTAACGTCGGCTGATCATGTATTAGTAATTGCTATTGCAACCTCACTCGCTTCTATTTTATTTACTTCAACGTCTTCAGCGCTGGCTCATCATAAAAATGATAATGTGCCTTGGGCAATCGCCCCGTGGGTTATGTCGGGTGTGGCTTTAGGTGCACTTATTAGTGGCTTTGCAGCAAGTTTAATCCCTGAACAAATATTACGTACAGTGTTTGCTATAAGTGTTGTATTTATTGCAGCAAGAATGGTGCTCTCCGCGCGTAATAAACCGATGTCAGAAAAACCGTTGCCGGCAGGTCTTATTTTAGGGGGCGTTTCTGCAATAATGGGCGGGTTATCAGGTTTAATAGGGATTGGCGGCGGAGCTTTAATAGTACCGATGCTTAATTATTTTTCGGTTGATATAAAAAAAGCAATTGGCTGCGCGGCAGCGTGCGGAATTGTTATTGCATTATTTGGCTCTATTGGTTACATCAGCGCAGGCTGGCATGTTACCGATTTAGAGAATGGTTTTGCCGGGTTTGTTTATTTACCTGCATTATTTGGGATTGTTATTACCTCGTGGTTTGTTGCGCCCATTGGCGCCAAAGCAACTCACTATTTACCTGTTAATACAATTAAGAAAGTTTTCGCGGTGCTGCTTGTAGTTATCGCAATTAAAATGGTTTTTAGCTAA